In Tachysurus fulvidraco isolate hzauxx_2018 chromosome 1, HZAU_PFXX_2.0, whole genome shotgun sequence, a single window of DNA contains:
- the LOC113657388 gene encoding delta-type opioid receptor-like — translation MDSDLVDMLIEEDKCVSECELNASVSSEADPRNVPPERMSPLLPVITAVYFVVFVVGLVGNCLVMYVIIRYTKMKTATNIYIFNLALADALITTTMPFQSADYLLNSWPFGEIVCKVFISIDYYNMFTSIFTLTMMSVDRYVAVCHPVKALDFRTPLMAKTINVGIWVLSSAAGIPAMVLGGTQTNNGTTECALQFPDPYEYWDTLMKICVFVFAFVAPVLIISICYSLMLLRLRSVRLLSGSREKDRNLRRITRLVLVVVAAFIICWTPIHIFILLKAVVAIPETTPLMAAYFLCVALGYTNSSLNPILYAFLDENFKRCFKDFCLPARRKGDRGVGGSRLGRIASRQSPQAAESAPRTAKPA, via the exons ATGGACTCGGACCTGGTGGACATGTTGATAGAGGAGGATaagtgtgtatctgagtgtgagCTGAACGCGTCTGTGAGCAGTGAGGCAGATCCGCGCAATGTGCCGCCTGAGCGCATGTCGCCTCTCCTGCCGGTTATAACCGCCGTTTACTTCGTAGTGTTCGTAGTGGGGCTGGTGGGGAACTGTCTCGTAATGTATGTCATTATCAG ATACACCAAAATGAAGACAGCAACCAACATCTACATCTTCAACCTTGCTTTGGCTGATGCTTTGATTACCACCACAATGCCTTTTCAGAGTGCAGACTACTTGTTGAACTCGTGGCCGTTTGGTGAAATAGTGTGCAAAGTCTTTATCTCCATCGACTACTACAACATGTTTACCAGCATTTTCACACTAACCATGATGAGCGTGGACCGTTATGTAGCTGTCTGCCATCCTGTCAAGGCACTAGACTTCCGTACACCACTCATGGCTAAGACCATCAATGTGGGCATATGGGTACTGTCCTCAGCAGCAGGAATACCAGCCATGGTGCTAGGAGGAACACAGACTAATAATG GCACCACAGAGTGTGCCCTGCAGTTTCCTGACCCTTACGAATACTGGGACACACTAATGAAGATCTGTGTGTTCGTCTTTGCTTTTGTTGCTCCCGTCCTCATCATTAGCATCTGCTACTCTCTCATGCTGCTTCGACTGCGTAGTGTTCGCTTGCTTTCTGGTTCAAGAGAGAAAGACCGCAACCTTCGCCGCATCACTCGTTTGGTCCTAGTGGTTGTGGCAGCTTTTATCATTTGCTGGACCCCTATTCATATCTTCATTCTTCTGAAAGCTGTAGTGGCTATTCCTGAGACCACACCACTAATGGCTGCCTATTTTCTGTGTGTTGCTCTTGGTTACACCAACAGCAGCCTCAACCCTATTCTCTACGCATTTCTAGATGAGAATTTTAAGAGGTGCTTTAAGGACTTCTGTTTGCCAGCAAGACGAAAGGGAGATAGAGGGGTTGGAGGGAGCAGACTAGGGAGGATTGCATCCAGGCAGTCTCCCCAGGCTGCAGAGAGTGCCCCAAGGACAGCAAAGCCAGCATGA